In Hydra vulgaris chromosome 06, alternate assembly HydraT2T_AEP, a genomic segment contains:
- the LOC136081416 gene encoding uncharacterized protein LOC136081416, with the protein MGENEKNKIRQLEDRQRRNNLRIEGVKKNENESWDDTVIKIINLFENNLNVKDVIIERAHRTGSISNVKPRTLVIKLLNFKDKVKILKNANKLKGSGIYINEDFSLETSSIRKKLLENSRTHRKNGKYSVVIYDKLIVREFI; encoded by the coding sequence ATGGGAGAgaacgaaaaaaataaaattagacaacTAGAAGATCGCCAAAGGCGAAATAATCTTCGAATCGAAGGagtcaaaaaaaatgaaaatgaaagttGGGATGatacagtaataaaaataataaacctatTTGAAAACAATCTTAATGTAAAAGACGTAATCATAGAAAGAGCTCACAGAACTGGTTCAATTAGCAATGTAAAGCCAAGAACACTTGTAATcaaattacttaactttaaagacaaagtaaaaattttaaaaaatgccaataAGCTAAAAGGATCCGGAATTTATATTAACGAGGATTTTTCGCTGGAAACGTcttcaataagaaaaaaacttctcGAGAACAGCAGAACGCATAGGAAAAACGGTAAATATTCTGTTGTTATCTATGATAAGCTAATTGTAagagaatttatttaa